From Carassius gibelio isolate Cgi1373 ecotype wild population from Czech Republic chromosome B21, carGib1.2-hapl.c, whole genome shotgun sequence, the proteins below share one genomic window:
- the taf1c gene encoding TATA box-binding protein-associated factor RNA polymerase I subunit C isoform X2, with protein MDNKFPKQLFPHFYLDGPPEVKSKHSYGGWGSYERVFAVNADPCDGDQSSIQHVFESQHTLSGEEWVPLKPAVTPLFQPSEDPMDFPEHMQYFYKHHCLDAFSTMGHLLQDNLSFREKQSKDVMSMRWANSFIKGLNYKRCEVACYSRKIRHLHNLVGDVVSDVPPSLLASLLHEELTSQREQQRFCADATGGALGYVPLHESQGYSDGCLIYPSGDAMDKLNFHRVVQQFSEDKPPSFVMDSQPLVFYLNGAVRQISLANMEDVGNVAVRSDYFCGVWLVGDKTKPVLMDVIQTKDRFSCITVSPHFPNELAVVNERGAAYLWTAKKGLQKFREEDSNLYFNAKSPWRWCEFSCHPRVMVYADRTGAELTDIRSADCNHTLFRIGRTAACMSGERVILTKYLSRSHAHHHLINTQFSTYIMDERVPAIPMLKWDHMMESPPMFACDLPAQTPRQTCKLLLGAQRSQELMLLQYTGGREHVCQTRGSILKLSSPKESLSHLNRLLPHERHLAQKRLNASAAGFTAVQKKDFLTVFQLTETGDLFYQTLKLHTDQTASSNDAPEQSVSVQPTVETGESENIQSHAEIDDQSVQSYSDTEGRHAVHWHLEVIDNVDNDDLNPLDANENIRKEPLIGNNPTCSTRPPNPSKDPDLQAVWSKWFKPLFKKAKKRHLKFQRVRTDDLKGTMDKKLNKLKKDQLMRLRKDLQEVMRKKEMLLHGVTYLPHLNVTPVPDPVDPDDWPDDVSQRLAASWEGQWTNWWEEKLGLNRDMKMAALRRKRRRQKQAKARNRTSLSGSFTSSVSYQENLSGLSSVESEGPGSDDETLENSNSQVSDMEEWRARPEIHRKSPVILRRFLNEQSTADKSRSPRKSPPRPDQNLSTSPSKSQSSIQDERPTSRTPSVTAGMDLGPPASLPSTRPTSVQSKRRKEFYLSSLPTSQMSTQDSAPDGGYPSPGVHLSSPSHRSLSSKRVPQFRSLSQASQPKKKSRMGF; from the exons ATGGACAACAAATTTCCCAAACAGCTTTTCCCACACTTTTATCTGGACGGACCGCCTGAAGTAAAGTCGAAACATAGTTATGGAGGCTGGGGTTCATACGAGCGCGTGTTTGCTGTCAATGCGGATCCG tgtgatGGTGATCAGTCATCGATCCAGCATGTGTTTGAGTCCCAGCACACTCTGAGTGGTGAGGAATGGGTGCCGCTCAAACCAGCGGTTACCCCTTTATTTCAACCATCTGAAG ATCCAATGGATTTTCCAGAGCAT ATGCAGTATTTTTACAAGCATCACTGTTTGGATGCGTTCTCCACAATGGGACATTTGCTTCAGGACAACTTATCTTTCAGAGAGAAACAGTCAAAG GATGTTATGTCAATGCGCTGGGCCAACAGCTTCATAAAGGGCTTAAATTATAAAAG GTGTGAGGTCGCGTGTTACTCGAGGAAGATCCGTCATCTGCACAATCTTGTTGGTGATGTTGTGAGTGATGTTCCTCCTTCTCTCCTGGCCTCGCTCCTCCACGAGGAGCTGACGTCTCAGCGGGAACAGCAGCGGTTCTGTGCGGACGCCACAGGGGGCGCTCTGGGATACGTGCCCTTACACGAGTCCCAGGGGTACAGCGATGGCTGTCTGATCTATCCCAGCGGAGACGCAATGGACAAACTCA ATTTCCACAGGGTGGTGCAACAGTTCAGTGAGGACAAGCCTCCTAGTTTCGTCATGGACTCCCAACCTCTTGTCTTTTATCTGAATGGAGCTGTCAGACAGATCAGTTTGGCCAATATGGAGGATGTAG GTAACGTGGCTGTGCGCTCGGATTATTTCTGTGGTGTTTGGTTGGTCGGAGACAAAACAAAGCCAGTGTTAATGGACGTCATCCAGACAAAAGATCGCTTCTCCTGCATCACCGTCAG TCCACACTTCCCCAATGAGCTGGCGGTGGTCAATGAGCGAGGAGCAGCTTATCTTTGGACTGCCAAAAAAGG ATTGCAGAAGTTCCGTGAAGAAGATTCCAACCTGTACTTCAATGCTAAGTCACCATGGCGATGGTGTGAGTTCTCCTGTCACCCGAGAGTCATGGTGTACGCTGACAGAACGGGGGCGGAGCTTACAGACATTCGG AGTGCTGATTGTAATCACACGTTGTTCAGGATcggaaggacagcagcttgtatGTCGGGAGAGCGAGTGATACTCACCAAATACCTGAGTAGAAGCCACGCCCATCACCACCTCATCAATACCCAG TTTTCCACCTACATCATGGATGAACGGGTTCCCGCTATCCCCATGCTGAAATGGGATCATATGATGGAGTCTCCACCGATGTTTGCTTGTGATTTGCCAGCACAGACCCCGAGGCAAACGTGCAAACTGCTGCTGGGTGCTCAGAGGTCACAGGAACTCATGTTACTGCAGTACACGG GCGGGAGAGAGCACGTCTGTCAGACTCGGGGATCCATTCTAAAGCTTTCAAGTCCCAAAGAGAGTCTGAGCCACCTAAACCGTCTGCTACCCCACGAGAGACACCTCGCTCAGAAGAGACTGAACGCGTCTGCTGCAG GTTTCACAGCTGTACAGAAGAAGGACTTCCTGACGGTTTTCCAGCTTACAGAAACCGGAGACCTCTTTTACCAAACGCTGAAGTTGCACACCGATCAGACCGCAAGCAGTAATGACGCACCAGAACAATCTGTCAGTGTGCAACCTACAGTAGAAACTGGAGAAAGCGAGAATATACAGTCCCACGCCGAAATTGATGACCAATCTGTTCAGAGTTACTCAGATACTGAGGGACGGCATGCGGTGCACTGGCATTTGGAAGTTATTGACAATGTTGATAATGATGACTTAAATCCTTTGGATGCCAATGAAAATATCAGGAAAGAACCATTGATTGGGAATAACCCAACTTGTTCCACCAGACCGCCCAACCCAAGTAAGGATCCAGATCTCCAAGCTGTCTGGAGCAAATGGTTTAAGCCCCTTTTTAAAAAGGCCAAAAAGCGGCACCTTAAATTTCAACGGGTCAGGACGGATGATTTAAAGGGCACGATGGACAAAAAGCTGAATAAACTAAAGAAAGATCAGTTGATGAGACTGAGGAAAGACCTTCAAGAGGTCATGAGGAAGAAGGAGATGCTCTTGCATGGGGTCACTTACCTCCCTCACCTGAACGTTACGCCGGTTCCCGATCCTGTAGATCCCGATGACTGGCCTGACGATGTGAGCCAGCGGTTGGCTGCGTCGTGGGAGGGCCAGTGGACAAACTGGTGGGAGGAGAAGCTGGGCTTGAACCGGGACATGAAAATGGCTGCTCTCCGTCGAAAACGTCGGAGACAGAAGCAGGCCAAAGCTCGCAATCGCACCTCACTTTCTGGAAGCTTCACCTCGTCTGTGAGTTACCAAGAGAATCTGTCTGGTTTGTCATCGGTGGAGAGTGAAGGTCCGGGATCGGATGACGAGACTTTGGAGAACTCGAACTCGCAAGTTTCTGACATGGAGGAATGGAGAGCCAGACCTGAGATTCACAGAAAGAGCCCCGTCATATTGAGACGGTTTTTAAATGAACAGTCGACTGCAGACAAATCTAGATCTCCTAGAAAGTCTCCTCCAAGGCCTGATCAAAACCTTTCGACATCTCCGTCAAAATCTCAATCTTCCATTCAG GATGAACGACCGACCTCTAGAACCCCTAGTGTTACAGCAGGGATGGATTTGGGCCCTCCTGCGTCGCTCCCCTCCACACGGCCAACATCTGTCCAATCGAAAAGGCGCAAGGAGTTTTACCTTAGTTCCCTTCCCACATCCCAAATGTCGACTCAGGACTCTGCACCGGATGGTGGATATCCTTCACCTGGGGTTCACCTTTCTTCTCCATCTCATCGTTCCTTGTCTTCCAAGAGAGTTCCCCAATTCAGAAGCCTCTCTCAGGCCTCCCAGCCAAAGAAGAAATCTCGGATGGGCTTCTAA
- the LOC127986111 gene encoding proteinase-activated receptor 3-like, translating to MGKVFLAVFIALIILNSTQAKGKKARKVKRNSTDIARPRTFQGNAIPVNVPPPPPNQATDPQTPVLPSSGDVEVKLQNNNTANYLQGPLSNRFIPAVYIIAVVVGIPSNIVILFAVGTKVRVISSAIMYCSLAASDLLLLFSLLLKAHYHLSGNNWIFGETACRITTACFYGNLYCSAFTLACISIKRYLAVVHPFLFKRLPKRSFSFWGCLIVWIIFIIATVPEFLVQQSYRITDLGVITCHDVLPANLDYYQWLIYYNLGLTCVGFFLPLVVTVACYTSIVWHLNRSHRDWALYIRASSFNFIIFILCFGPSSCLHFVHYVLLSVGSMESFYIYFSVAVCLCCLHSALDPYLFVLMSRTVQSKRYFLTCKGRALSISS from the exons ATGGGGAAAGTTTTTCTTGCCGTGTTTATCGCTTTAATTATTCTGAACTCGACCCAGGCTAAAG GAAAGAAGGCCAGGAAGGTCAAACGCAACAGCACTGACATCGCCAGACCGAGGACTTTTCAAGGAAACGCCATCCCAGTCAAcgtccctcctcctcctccaaacCAAGCGACAGACCCCCAAACACCCGTCCTCCCGTCCTCCGGTGATGTCGAAGTCAAGTTACAAAACAACAACACGGCAAACTACCTCCAAGGTCCTCTGAGCAACAGGTTCATCCCAGCTGTCTACATCATAGCCGTCGTTGTCGGCATTCCCTCAAATATCGTCATCTTGTTCGCCGTTGGAACCAAAGTGAGGGTGATTTCGTCGGCTATAATGTACTGTAGCCTGGCAGCATCGGACTTGCTGTTGTTGTTCAGTCTGTTACTGAAAGCACACTATCATCTAAGTGGAAACAACTGGATATTCGGCGAAACCGCTTGTCGTATCACGACCGCCTGTTTTTACGGAAACCTGTACTGTTCTGCGTTCACACTAGCATGCATTAGCATCAAACGCTACCTAGCTGTGGTGCATCCTTTCCTTTTTAAGAGGTTGCCAAAGCGCTCGTTTAGCTTTTGGGGTTGCTTGATTGTTTGGATTATATTTATTATCGCCACTGTGCCGGAATTTCTAGTGCAACAAAGCTACCGCATCACAGATCTGGGAGTAATCACATGCCATGACGTTCTTCCTGCTAATTTAGATTACTACCAGTGGCTTATCTATTATAATTTAGGCTTGACCTGTGTAGGTTTTTTCCTGCCCTTAGTGGTGACCGTGGCATGTTACACCTCTATAGTCTGGCACCTGAACCGTTCGCACCGAGACTGGGCTCTTTATATCAGAGCTAGCTCGTTTAACTTCATTATCTTTATTTTGTGCTTCGGCCCGAGCAGCTGCCTTCATTTTGTGCATTATGTTCTGCTGTCTGTCGGCTCCATGGAGAGTTTCTACATCTACTTCAGTGtggctgtgtgtctgtgttgccTGCATAGCGCTCTGGATCCGTATCTGTTCGTGCTCATGTCCAGGACTGTCCAAAGCAAACGCTACTTCCTGACATGCAAAGGACGCGCGCTTAGTATCTCCTcgtaa
- the taf1c gene encoding TATA box-binding protein-associated factor RNA polymerase I subunit C isoform X1 yields the protein MDNKFPKQLFPHFYLDGPPEVKSKHSYGGWGSYERVFAVNADPCDGDQSSIQHVFESQHTLSGEEWVPLKPAVTPLFQPSEDPKLLSDVLPDPMDFPEHMQYFYKHHCLDAFSTMGHLLQDNLSFREKQSKDVMSMRWANSFIKGLNYKRCEVACYSRKIRHLHNLVGDVVSDVPPSLLASLLHEELTSQREQQRFCADATGGALGYVPLHESQGYSDGCLIYPSGDAMDKLNFHRVVQQFSEDKPPSFVMDSQPLVFYLNGAVRQISLANMEDVGNVAVRSDYFCGVWLVGDKTKPVLMDVIQTKDRFSCITVSPHFPNELAVVNERGAAYLWTAKKGLQKFREEDSNLYFNAKSPWRWCEFSCHPRVMVYADRTGAELTDIRSADCNHTLFRIGRTAACMSGERVILTKYLSRSHAHHHLINTQFSTYIMDERVPAIPMLKWDHMMESPPMFACDLPAQTPRQTCKLLLGAQRSQELMLLQYTGGREHVCQTRGSILKLSSPKESLSHLNRLLPHERHLAQKRLNASAAGFTAVQKKDFLTVFQLTETGDLFYQTLKLHTDQTASSNDAPEQSVSVQPTVETGESENIQSHAEIDDQSVQSYSDTEGRHAVHWHLEVIDNVDNDDLNPLDANENIRKEPLIGNNPTCSTRPPNPSKDPDLQAVWSKWFKPLFKKAKKRHLKFQRVRTDDLKGTMDKKLNKLKKDQLMRLRKDLQEVMRKKEMLLHGVTYLPHLNVTPVPDPVDPDDWPDDVSQRLAASWEGQWTNWWEEKLGLNRDMKMAALRRKRRRQKQAKARNRTSLSGSFTSSVSYQENLSGLSSVESEGPGSDDETLENSNSQVSDMEEWRARPEIHRKSPVILRRFLNEQSTADKSRSPRKSPPRPDQNLSTSPSKSQSSIQDERPTSRTPSVTAGMDLGPPASLPSTRPTSVQSKRRKEFYLSSLPTSQMSTQDSAPDGGYPSPGVHLSSPSHRSLSSKRVPQFRSLSQASQPKKKSRMGF from the exons ATGGACAACAAATTTCCCAAACAGCTTTTCCCACACTTTTATCTGGACGGACCGCCTGAAGTAAAGTCGAAACATAGTTATGGAGGCTGGGGTTCATACGAGCGCGTGTTTGCTGTCAATGCGGATCCG tgtgatGGTGATCAGTCATCGATCCAGCATGTGTTTGAGTCCCAGCACACTCTGAGTGGTGAGGAATGGGTGCCGCTCAAACCAGCGGTTACCCCTTTATTTCAACCATCTGAAG ATCCCAAACTCTTATCTGATGTTCTTCCAGATCCAATGGATTTTCCAGAGCAT ATGCAGTATTTTTACAAGCATCACTGTTTGGATGCGTTCTCCACAATGGGACATTTGCTTCAGGACAACTTATCTTTCAGAGAGAAACAGTCAAAG GATGTTATGTCAATGCGCTGGGCCAACAGCTTCATAAAGGGCTTAAATTATAAAAG GTGTGAGGTCGCGTGTTACTCGAGGAAGATCCGTCATCTGCACAATCTTGTTGGTGATGTTGTGAGTGATGTTCCTCCTTCTCTCCTGGCCTCGCTCCTCCACGAGGAGCTGACGTCTCAGCGGGAACAGCAGCGGTTCTGTGCGGACGCCACAGGGGGCGCTCTGGGATACGTGCCCTTACACGAGTCCCAGGGGTACAGCGATGGCTGTCTGATCTATCCCAGCGGAGACGCAATGGACAAACTCA ATTTCCACAGGGTGGTGCAACAGTTCAGTGAGGACAAGCCTCCTAGTTTCGTCATGGACTCCCAACCTCTTGTCTTTTATCTGAATGGAGCTGTCAGACAGATCAGTTTGGCCAATATGGAGGATGTAG GTAACGTGGCTGTGCGCTCGGATTATTTCTGTGGTGTTTGGTTGGTCGGAGACAAAACAAAGCCAGTGTTAATGGACGTCATCCAGACAAAAGATCGCTTCTCCTGCATCACCGTCAG TCCACACTTCCCCAATGAGCTGGCGGTGGTCAATGAGCGAGGAGCAGCTTATCTTTGGACTGCCAAAAAAGG ATTGCAGAAGTTCCGTGAAGAAGATTCCAACCTGTACTTCAATGCTAAGTCACCATGGCGATGGTGTGAGTTCTCCTGTCACCCGAGAGTCATGGTGTACGCTGACAGAACGGGGGCGGAGCTTACAGACATTCGG AGTGCTGATTGTAATCACACGTTGTTCAGGATcggaaggacagcagcttgtatGTCGGGAGAGCGAGTGATACTCACCAAATACCTGAGTAGAAGCCACGCCCATCACCACCTCATCAATACCCAG TTTTCCACCTACATCATGGATGAACGGGTTCCCGCTATCCCCATGCTGAAATGGGATCATATGATGGAGTCTCCACCGATGTTTGCTTGTGATTTGCCAGCACAGACCCCGAGGCAAACGTGCAAACTGCTGCTGGGTGCTCAGAGGTCACAGGAACTCATGTTACTGCAGTACACGG GCGGGAGAGAGCACGTCTGTCAGACTCGGGGATCCATTCTAAAGCTTTCAAGTCCCAAAGAGAGTCTGAGCCACCTAAACCGTCTGCTACCCCACGAGAGACACCTCGCTCAGAAGAGACTGAACGCGTCTGCTGCAG GTTTCACAGCTGTACAGAAGAAGGACTTCCTGACGGTTTTCCAGCTTACAGAAACCGGAGACCTCTTTTACCAAACGCTGAAGTTGCACACCGATCAGACCGCAAGCAGTAATGACGCACCAGAACAATCTGTCAGTGTGCAACCTACAGTAGAAACTGGAGAAAGCGAGAATATACAGTCCCACGCCGAAATTGATGACCAATCTGTTCAGAGTTACTCAGATACTGAGGGACGGCATGCGGTGCACTGGCATTTGGAAGTTATTGACAATGTTGATAATGATGACTTAAATCCTTTGGATGCCAATGAAAATATCAGGAAAGAACCATTGATTGGGAATAACCCAACTTGTTCCACCAGACCGCCCAACCCAAGTAAGGATCCAGATCTCCAAGCTGTCTGGAGCAAATGGTTTAAGCCCCTTTTTAAAAAGGCCAAAAAGCGGCACCTTAAATTTCAACGGGTCAGGACGGATGATTTAAAGGGCACGATGGACAAAAAGCTGAATAAACTAAAGAAAGATCAGTTGATGAGACTGAGGAAAGACCTTCAAGAGGTCATGAGGAAGAAGGAGATGCTCTTGCATGGGGTCACTTACCTCCCTCACCTGAACGTTACGCCGGTTCCCGATCCTGTAGATCCCGATGACTGGCCTGACGATGTGAGCCAGCGGTTGGCTGCGTCGTGGGAGGGCCAGTGGACAAACTGGTGGGAGGAGAAGCTGGGCTTGAACCGGGACATGAAAATGGCTGCTCTCCGTCGAAAACGTCGGAGACAGAAGCAGGCCAAAGCTCGCAATCGCACCTCACTTTCTGGAAGCTTCACCTCGTCTGTGAGTTACCAAGAGAATCTGTCTGGTTTGTCATCGGTGGAGAGTGAAGGTCCGGGATCGGATGACGAGACTTTGGAGAACTCGAACTCGCAAGTTTCTGACATGGAGGAATGGAGAGCCAGACCTGAGATTCACAGAAAGAGCCCCGTCATATTGAGACGGTTTTTAAATGAACAGTCGACTGCAGACAAATCTAGATCTCCTAGAAAGTCTCCTCCAAGGCCTGATCAAAACCTTTCGACATCTCCGTCAAAATCTCAATCTTCCATTCAG GATGAACGACCGACCTCTAGAACCCCTAGTGTTACAGCAGGGATGGATTTGGGCCCTCCTGCGTCGCTCCCCTCCACACGGCCAACATCTGTCCAATCGAAAAGGCGCAAGGAGTTTTACCTTAGTTCCCTTCCCACATCCCAAATGTCGACTCAGGACTCTGCACCGGATGGTGGATATCCTTCACCTGGGGTTCACCTTTCTTCTCCATCTCATCGTTCCTTGTCTTCCAAGAGAGTTCCCCAATTCAGAAGCCTCTCTCAGGCCTCCCAGCCAAAGAAGAAATCTCGGATGGGCTTCTAA